The stretch of DNA TTGCTCGGGAACAATCTTAGTAGCTATCAAGAAATgctactataaaaatttatcctttcaatatttcacgtctaatttattataccttcaaaattactaaaatttttgcactactaatattcaatctttatattatagcAAAATccattataatttcaatataaatgtgTACAGTATACAATcgctaaattattaaatacaaaaagccgcacaatttataaatttagaataatattatcagttaataataattttaaaattacaactgtttgattttaatgcaaatctCTTTAAGAACATCTCtaattggaattaatttaacCCTGAAGAGAAGGTAAAAAGACAGAGGGATTTCGTGTGGGTTTCGCAGCTATCATCGTTTCAAGCTTAAACATGGAAATGTCTTGATAAAGGGCACGATCTTCTTCTCGCACAAAGCCGGCCCAAAAAAACAACGCAAGTAGCTAGTATTAGATATCGCTCGAGTTCGTCTAGTAGCACTTGAAACGATAGTTAGAAGCCGCGATCGGCGATGAGGGGCCTCTGTTCCCTTAACGACGTGAGAAGCCAACGGCGTCTTGCAATGGTATGATGAGTCGTATCGGGAGATTGATTGCGATCGCTCCGCTCTTTTCGCTTTCGTTTCGGATGTAGACACTGTACCCTCCCTAGCAGATGCAGCCACTCTCGCCCTCCGACTCGGAACCGTTCTGCATGGGCGATTGGTTCTGCAAGTCGACAGCTGCTTTTGTGTGTTAAGGCGTGTTGCATTTTCAACTTGCATTCCTATCAACTTTTAATCTCGCGATCTGACCTCGCTTTCCTTCCTCCTGCGGTGTCTCTCAAATTGTACACtcttaaaaaactaaataatatattaatcaatttccttGCCAACGTCTCTCTGTTTCGTGCCGATAGAAGAGGTAAATGTGTGTTTCGAAAAGAAAGATGTCAATAAACTCAtgcgatttttgcaatttgGTAATGTTATTTGGCTCAGtaaatacattattgcatTTCGGTAAACATTTGATTGATAACTTTAAACCTAATTAATGCATGTTGATATTCCGATGAGATGCTACAATCGATTCTTACAAATCAGATTGAAGTATAATGCCACTCTTAATGATACTACGATAACgacaaaatgtttaaatcaGTTTTCTAGTATTgacgaaattttttaacatttatctaTTGTACTAATGACTGATGTTATCAAATCAACGATTTTGTAATCAatttccttttaattaataattctttataagaTACAGAATATGTTTCATTTAATTACGCACAATATCACGAGTTAACTTTTTCTTATCAAAGCTAAGGTGACAATTCAGAAGCGTATAAAAGTCCAAAATGGGACGGAGAGTATCCTAAAACTACtgagtttttttctttttgaagcGCGGAATCTCGTACAGCAAGATACaataaaacagaataaaaatagattaaaaaacagaagttataaatataataaataaatagagtaaatgtaaaaaaattaattaaaaaattaattctcactgaatattaaaatacaattaattatatgtataaatatgttacGTCTAATTATGTGAActgaatataaagaataaatattttgttgtatcTCTTACTTAAAActatctatattaattatcaagaatagtcaaattattaatacaaaaaatctGCCTTgtacgcgcgtgtgtgtgtgatgTGTGTATGATTTTGGTAACTTATCTCGCTAATTATGCTTGAAGTCTTCTTCAAGattccaatttaaaaaaatatcgaagaaaaagaagcaagccaagcaaaataaaaagttaaaaattaaaagaaaaatatagtaaattatGGGCTAGAAATCAACATAAAGAATTATAGTTTTGCcaaattcttctttctttatatcatCGGTagttcaaattttttacataaattagaACAGCACAATAATAGACAAGTAAGTCAACAAAAGAGATATTAAAACAGTCAGCTCACCGACAAGCAAAGatcttttctttattcacAATTCATATTTCGCTTACTATATGCAAGTTTTGACAGAATATTTCCTTTCCATTATAAACTATACAatgccaattaaaaaaatcacgtataaataatatttccacaaaaaggaatagaatattttgattCACCGAATATAAGTCCCGAACTATAtagggtttttttttatttgtgtttatgtgctcttaaaatatttgtaaaaaagagATAGCTGCTAATTAATTATCCACAAATTTcgtagaaaaatttcttttaaatattttttttttttttagtcttGTCTTATTCTTATTTTCGTCAATCAGTATCTACATATTTGGAATTTGCTCAGCAATAACATATTATGtttcagttatatttttatccttacaGCGCATCAGATAAAGCGAGAAGTCTATGTATGATTATCCATCAGGACTTGATTTAgcattgttgaaaaatttagttttaatcaTCTCAGctatatttacatatgtatttactCTACATTCGTAATTCCGAAATTAAggcatttttttgttaaatgctAAATGCAAATGCAGTTGCTTTTCATTTATTGCACATGCAACACttaatatctcatttttaGGAAATGTGATAAATAAGAACACGGAAAATGCGGTTTCTCGATCTCTTTTTCAGTGTGAATTTGAGCAACTATCAATGTATATTTAGTTATAcgcgtagaaaaataatatacaatattaaacgGTCAATATTAACAAGCGAAATAAGATTAGGTGAATTTTGGGACTTTAATAAACGTcgtattaattcttttagCTGCAATTCTTAGATGGCGgaaaaatttcgataaaaccaaaaagaaaaaaattatgccaaACAAATCATATTGCGAAAGGTGCCTCATATTTTTGATCAAGAACGTAATTCTCACATCAAAGCCGAAAAGGGATAATAATCCCTTTTCACGATCGGCTAATATACAAAAACACGTCATTGTGTAAAAGCAGTCTTAAGCTATgtgtgaaattatattttttctcgttttaatAAGAATCGTTGCTGCTAAGTGCACGTGGCTTTCCAGAGGTATACCGATATATACCGCGGAGAGCACAGGCCAAATGTACCCTAACATTCTAAGTTATTAACTTACAAGTTAACTTAGCTCATAGCTCAGTGTCTTGTCTACCAACCAGGGCATCGAAcggaaacagaaatattatttcctcGAGTCACATcgaagtaaattaataaattaatattgatgttaATGTGTTAATAACAATATGCACTTcctaagaaaatttattcaaaaaaaggTCGACTTTTCCGAAAAAggaaagcaaaatatttttgagcaaataataatatatcgatattaactattaatatgaatactttattatttacttacaATGACTATCGAAAAAAATCGATCATTTTCTTAGGAATTTTCTTAGAAAATCAGTTTATACTTTTCGAAAAGGGTCCTCAAATCGCTCCAGAGCGGATCCTATTCAGAGCTTATCAGAGGGCCCTTTCGATTCGATTCGATTCGATACCCTGCTACCATACAGGCCGGCGACGAATTAGCATGCACAACTGCTCTCCGAAGCTTTCAGTTCGATTGGCGTGTCCTTGAGCACTACCTCTTGCACTACGGATTAAAGAATGTATTAAGGAAAACACAAAAGTATAACGTAAACAAATGGAAGATCCGATAGATCGCTAAATAAATTCCGTTCCGAAATCAAGAGCTAGAACAGAGCTAGAATCAGAACAGAGAGCGAATagtgctttaaaaaaatgcaaaaaatgttaaaaaattagaaagtgttaataaagattttatatctctctaaaaacaatattaaataaaataagtcaaagtatataattatgataattttatgtccaatattctgaaaagaatactgataattataatatcaatcaattattcaaataagaatTTGAGTGATGGTAAACGACGATCGACgaagaaataatgaatataagaCGACGAGCAGTCGACAATAATGTAACGCGAAATGTTTGTAATAATGGATAAGATAGGAATTATATACACGTGAAATGAGAGAAGTCACCGCGAACATCCTGAAAATGTGCCATGCAAATTGCGTGCAATAAGTATCTTACTCAAAGGATACTGTCTTCGGGTGGCTTATTTTCGGTGGAGTCCATACCCGGCAAAGCCGCTGCTACTCTTCTAAATAGctaaaattacaatgtttttatatattttaatcttacaaACATATGTtgatagttttaatttttgtttgaaaatagcaattttaaatgtctctttaattatatttttagtttttgaaatagttaaattaaaaatttatatgattgatTACttggataattttatgattctaCTTGTTTTCACTTAGAAAAATCTCTCTATATGTCACATACGTAAGAAAGCGAAATAATTACTTGTTTAACATTGTAGCCGGCCTTAGCACTAGTTTCGATAAACATCACATTGAGTTCCTTCGCTTTTCGCTCGCCTTCTTCCGTCGAAACTTGCCTCTTATCACTCAAATCTGTTTTATTGCCCACTAGCATAATTATCACATCACTTCCTCTTTCAGTCCGCACATCGTCTATCCACTTTGATGTTTGGTGAAACGAGTTGGCGTCTGACAAATATgcaatcttaattttatattcatttatttatcggGTGTATCAATAATAGTGTTTGCCAGTAACagtcttttattaatataaacattttttgttcGTAATATGTTAGAATCTACACTATCTTACAAAAAATACGGAAAACACTTTTCAAATGCTGAAAATcgaacaattttcaaatcaGTGAAACTTAGCGAAAAATAATCGCggacaaaaaattgaaaaaaaaacatgttaaaTCTTGAAGTTTGTACGTTCACGTACTTTAGACCGTttcttaaaaagtttttatctttacGCTTCTAAgccaaaaaaagaacatattGTTTGTTCCCAAAATTACATACGTTTAATACTCTGCAGCTcgataaaaaagttttctcATAAAATTGATGATAAGAGTAAAAAACTACAACATTTTACCTGTAaaacgcgttttttttaattttgttataattttttttaccaagGTACAGAGTGTTAAAGATACGTGTTCttcttttaagtttaaaagtaaaataaaaattaaaaattttttaaaaacggcCTAAAGCACGTGAAAGTTCAAGtttcaagctttaaaatgcttttttaattttttgtctatgatgatttttcattaagttaCAGcggtttaaaaattactaaattttaaGCATCTGAACGTCTCGACACGCGGCAGAACAATGCGGCCGACAGGCTGAGTGCGCGCCATT from Linepithema humile isolate Giens D197 chromosome 2, Lhum_UNIL_v1.0, whole genome shotgun sequence encodes:
- the Rab6 gene encoding ras-related protein Rab6 isoform X1, giving the protein MSSSGDFGNPLRKFKLVFLGEQSVGKTSLITRFMYDSFDNTYQATIGIDFLSKTMYLEDRTVRLQLWDTAGQERFRSLIPSYIRDSTVAVVVYDITNANSFHQTSKWIDDVRTERGSDVIIMLVGNKTDLSDKRQVSTEEGERKAKELNVMFIETSAKAGYNVKQLFRRVAAALPGMDSTENKPPEDTVDLQNQSPMQNGSESEGESGCIC
- the Rab6 gene encoding ras-related protein Rab6 isoform X2, with the translated sequence MSSSGDFGNPLRKFKLVFLGEQSVGKTSLITRFMYDSFDNTYQATIGIDFLSKTMYLEDRTVRLQLWDTAGQERFRSLIPSYIRDSTVAVVVYDITNANSFHQTSKWIDDVRTERGSDVIIMLVGNKTDLSDKRQVSTEEGERKAKELNVMFIETSAKAGYNVKQLFRRVAAALPGMDSTENKPPEDMQEVVLKDTPIELKASESSCAC